One window from the genome of Elaeis guineensis isolate ETL-2024a chromosome 5, EG11, whole genome shotgun sequence encodes:
- the LOC140857992 gene encoding zinc finger BED domain-containing protein RICESLEEPER 2-like, producing the protein MAIKMKKKFDKYWSDYIIVLALGAIFDPRMKFDLLNFYYSQLEPTTCQEKLQTIKCKLYMLFEEYKKDKSSSDPSALSDSQIHSSSLQSTYALVGGGQDEKIQLEGLDAFDEYVTYVSQNNSTIGKSQLDLYLEEPKLEPKYFSKLNVLQYWKDNKHRFPNLSRMACDILSIPITTVASESAFSIGARVLNKYRCCLLGDHVQALIYTRNWLHDFIHDDEDDDSTTKVDANLPKQDCQIFNVIIDEDEDDY; encoded by the exons ATGGCTATTAAGatgaaaaaaaagtttgataAGTATTGGAGTGATTACATTATTGTTCTTGCACTTGGGGCTATTTTTGATCCACGCATGAAGTTTGATTTGCTAAATTTTTATTACTCACAACTTGAGCCCACTACTTGCCAAGAGAAGTTGCAAACCATCAAATGTAAGTTGTATATGCTTTTTGAggaatataaaaaagataaatccTCTAGTGATCCAAGTGCATTAAGTGATTCTCAGATTCATTCTTCTAGTCTACAATCTACATATGCGCTCGTTGGAGGAGGACAAGATGAGAAAATACAATTAGAAGGCTTGGATGCATTTGAT GAGTATGTAACTTATGTGAGCCAAAACAATTCTACAATTGGAAAGTCACAATTGGATCTATACTTGGAGGAGCCAAAACTTGAacctaaatatttttcaaaattgaatGTGCTACAATATTGGAAAGATAATAAACATCGGTTTCCTAATCTATCAAGAATGGCCTGTGATATACTAAGCATACCAATCACTACAGTGGCTAGCGAATCAGCTTTTAGCATTGGTGCTcgtgttttaaataaatatagatgcTGCCTCCTTGGTGATCATGTGCAAGCTCTCATTTACACCCGCAATTGGTTACATGACTTTATTCATGATG atgaagatgatgattcaactaCAAAAGTTGATGCAAATTTGCCAAAACAAGATTGTCAAATTTTTAATGTTATAATtgatgaagatgaggatgattattga